The genomic region GAGGCCGCGATCACCGGGCTGGACGCCAGCCCCGAGATGGTCGACCGGGCCCGGCGCGACGTGCCCGCGTCGGCCGGCGTCGACTTCGAGGTCGGCGACCTGCGGGCCTGGCGCCCGGCCGAGCCCGTCGACGTCCTGGTCTCGAACGCGACACTCCAGTGGGTCCCCGGGCACCTCGACCTGCTGGCGGACCTGCTCGGCCAGGTCGCCCCCGGCGGATGGCTGGCCTTCCAGGTCCCCGGCAACTTCGAGGAGCCCAGCCACACGATCCGCCGCGACCTGGCGGCCGAGGCGCCGTACGCCGAGCACCTGCGCGACGTGGCCGTGCCGTCCTCCCACGACCCGGCCGACTACCTGGCGGCGCTGGCCCGGCTCGGCTGCTCGGTGGACGCCTGGGAGACCACCTACCTGCACGTGCTCTCCGGGCCGGACCCGGTCTTCACCTGGGTCTCCGGCACCGGCGCCCGGCCCACCCTCCAGGCCCTCGGTGCGGTCTCCGCCGACCTGCGGGCGGCGTTCGAGGCCGAGTTCCGCCGCCGGCTCGCCACGGCGTACCCCGAGGGGCCGGCCGGGGTCGTGCTGCCGTTCCGGCGGATCTTCGTGGTCGCGCGGAAGCCCGGCTGACCCTGGACCGAATAAGTTACCGGCTGGTAACGTCCGGCCGCATGACTCAGGTCCTCCGGCTCTGGCGTACGGCGAGCAAGGTCCCCGTGGTGGGGCCCCGCGTCTTCTCGATCCTGTTCGGGCAGCGGGCGCCGTACTTCGCCTCGGTCCGGCCGCGGTTCACGGTGCTCGAGCCGAACCGTGCCGAGCTGGTGGTCCGCAAGCGCCGCCGGGTCCACAACCACCTCGGCACCGTGCACGCGATCGCGCTGTGCAACGGGCTCGAGGCGGCGATGGGCGCGCTCGCCGAGGCGAGCGTGCCCGCCGAGCGGCGCTGGATCCCGAAGGGGATGGAGGTCGCCTACACCGCGAAGGCGACCGGCGACGTCACCTGCATCGCCGAGACCGACCCCGCGCAGTGGACCTCCACGGAGCCGGACCTCCCGGTCCGGGTCCGCGGTGAGCTCGCGGACGGCACTGTCGTGATCGAGGGCGTGATCCGGCTCTGGGTGACGCCGCGCCGGAGCTAGACGGCCCGGCCGCCGTCCATGTTGCCGACGCGGCTCAGGTCGATGGGGTTCTTCTCGCCGATCAGCCGGTGCTGGACCCAGGTGGCCAGGGCGGTCAGCAGCAGGTTCACGGTGATGTAGATGGCCGTGATCACGATCGCCGTCGGGACCTGGTTGGCGAACTGCTGGTAGATCGGCCGCGCCACGGCCGTCAGGCCCGGAGCGACGATGTAGAAGCCGAGGCTGGTGTCCTTCAGCGCGACCACGCACTGGCTGATCAGCGACGGCAGCATGATCTTCACGGCCTGCGGGAGCTGGACGGACAGCATCACCTGCGACTTGCGCATGCCCAGGGCGTAGGCCGCCTCGGCCTGGCCCCTCGGAACCGCGTTGACCCCGGCCCGGAACACCTCGGCCAGGACCGCGCCGTTGTAGAGCATCAGGGCGGCGATCACGCACCACAGCGGGCTCAGCGGTCCGCCGCCGATGGAGAGCCAGTAGAAGATGAAGATCATCAGCAGCAGCACCGGCACCGCGCGGAAGAACTCCACCACGAGCCAGGACGGCCAGCGGATCAGCGCGTGCTCGGAGAGCTTGCCGATCCCGAAGACCAGGCCGAAGACGATGGCGAGCAGGATCGCCCCGAACGCCATCTTCAGGGTGTTCAGCAGGGCCTCACCGATCACCTCGACGTAGGCGGGGGTCCAGAAGACCTCCCACTTGTCGTAGACCAGCTGGCCGGTGTCCTCGAGCCGCCAGACGGCGAACCCGACGAGGGCGGCGAGGACCAGCACGGTGAGCACCGTGTAGAGCCGGTGCCGCGCGATGGTCTTCGGTCCGGGGGCGTCGAAGAGGATGGAGCCAGCCATGTCAGGCCACCTTCCAGCGGCGCTCGAGGGCGTAGGAGGCCAGCGAGACCACCTCGACGATCAGGATGTAGCCGATCGCGAAGAGCAGGAAGATCTGGATGCGCTGGTCCGCGTTGTCGTTGTTGAAGGCACGCATCGTCGCGACCGCCTCGGCCATGCCGAAGGCCGCCGCGACCGAGGTGTTCTTGATCAGCGCGACCTGCACGCTGGTCAGCGGGGGCACCACGGCGCGCAGCGCCTGCGGCAGGACGACGTAGCGCATGCTCTGGGTGAAGGTGAGCCCGATCGCGCGGCCCGCCTCGGCCTGGCCGACCGGGACGGCGTTGACGCCGGAGCGGAACGCCTCGGCCACGAACGCCGAGGTGTAGAGCGTGAGCGCGAGACAGGAGCGGAAGAAGAACGCCGAGACGCTGTAGCCGGCGATCTCGAAGTCCTCGATGAACTTGAAGTTGTAGCCGAGCTTCGGCATCGCGACCGCCATGAAGATGAAGATCATCAGCAGCGGCGTGTTGCGGAAGACTGTCACGTAGACCGCGGCCGCCTTGCGCATGATCCCCACCGGGCCGACGCGCAGCGAGGCGAGGAACAGGCCGAAGACGAGCGACGCCAGGCCGGAGACGACGAAGAGGCCCAGCGTCAGGCCGAAGGCCTTGAGGTACTCGTCGAAGTTCGAGAACACCGCCTCCATGGCGCGCTCCTCCTCTCAGGACGGTCGGCGGGAGCCTGGGGCTCCCGCCGACCGGATCAGACGTGGATGGGGTGGACGGCGCTCAGGCCGCGCACTCGTCGAGCGTGGGCTGCTCGGGGGCGTCGACGCCCGACTCGCCGAGGGTGACGTCGAACGCCTCCTCCCAGTCGCCCTCGTCGAACGCCTTGGTGAGCGTCTCGTTGATCCACCCGCACATCTCGGGCCGGTCCTTGGCGTAGCCGATGCCGTAGCGCTCCTCCGAGAACGGCTCGCCGACGACCTTGAGCTCGTCGGGGTTCTCCGCGGCGTACCCGAGCAGGATCGCGCCGTCGGTGGTCATCGCGTCGACGGTGCCGTCGAGGACCTGGTCGACGCACTCGGAGTAGGTGTCGAAGCCGCGGGGCTTGGCGCCCTCGGCCTTGACGTTCTCCAGCGAGGTCGACCCGGTGACCGAGCAGACCTCCTGGCCCTTGATGTCCTCGATGCCGGCGATGTCGCTGTCGGCGCCGACCAGCAGCTGCTGGCCGGTGACGTAGTAGGGGCCGGCCTGGCCGACGACCTGGCGGCGCTCGTCGGTGATCGAGTACGACGCGATCACGAGGTCGACCTCGCCCTCCTGGAGGAACGGCTCCCGGTTGTCCGAGATCGTCTCCTTCCAGACGATGTCGCCGGAGTCGATGCCCAGCGAGGCGGCCAGGATCTTGCCCATCTCGGGGTCCAGACCACGCGGGGTGTCGTCCGCGGCGCCCTTGAAGCCGATGCCGGGCTGGTCGAACTTCACCCCGATGGTGATCTTGCCGGCGTCGGCGAGCTCCTTCATCCGGGTGCCGTCCTCGAAGTTCTCGGCGGCGTTCTCATCGGCCTCGACCTCGCGGCCGCTGTCGCTGTCATCGCCCGCGTCGCCGCACGCCGCGAGGCTGGCGGTGAGCAGCACCGCCGCGGTCGCGGCCTTGAACCTGGTGAGTCGCATGCCTGATCTCCTTCAGTGCTTGAGGATCTTGCCGAGGAAGTCCTTGGCCCGATCGCTTCTCGGGTTGGTGAAGAACTCGTCGGGGGTGTTCTCCTCGAC from Nocardioides pantholopis harbors:
- a CDS encoding glutamate ABC transporter substrate-binding protein, coding for MRLTRFKAATAAVLLTASLAACGDAGDDSDSGREVEADENAAENFEDGTRMKELADAGKITIGVKFDQPGIGFKGAADDTPRGLDPEMGKILAASLGIDSGDIVWKETISDNREPFLQEGEVDLVIASYSITDERRQVVGQAGPYYVTGQQLLVGADSDIAGIEDIKGQEVCSVTGSTSLENVKAEGAKPRGFDTYSECVDQVLDGTVDAMTTDGAILLGYAAENPDELKVVGEPFSEERYGIGYAKDRPEMCGWINETLTKAFDEGDWEEAFDVTLGESGVDAPEQPTLDECAA
- a CDS encoding amino acid ABC transporter permease translates to MEAVFSNFDEYLKAFGLTLGLFVVSGLASLVFGLFLASLRVGPVGIMRKAAAVYVTVFRNTPLLMIFIFMAVAMPKLGYNFKFIEDFEIAGYSVSAFFFRSCLALTLYTSAFVAEAFRSGVNAVPVGQAEAGRAIGLTFTQSMRYVVLPQALRAVVPPLTSVQVALIKNTSVAAAFGMAEAVATMRAFNNDNADQRIQIFLLFAIGYILIVEVVSLASYALERRWKVA
- a CDS encoding trans-aconitate 2-methyltransferase → MSHTWDPERYLTYADERGRPFVDLLARVGAARPLRVADLGCGPGNLTVLLRERWPEAAITGLDASPEMVDRARRDVPASAGVDFEVGDLRAWRPAEPVDVLVSNATLQWVPGHLDLLADLLGQVAPGGWLAFQVPGNFEEPSHTIRRDLAAEAPYAEHLRDVAVPSSHDPADYLAALARLGCSVDAWETTYLHVLSGPDPVFTWVSGTGARPTLQALGAVSADLRAAFEAEFRRRLATAYPEGPAGVVLPFRRIFVVARKPG
- a CDS encoding hotdog fold domain-containing protein encodes the protein MTQVLRLWRTASKVPVVGPRVFSILFGQRAPYFASVRPRFTVLEPNRAELVVRKRRRVHNHLGTVHAIALCNGLEAAMGALAEASVPAERRWIPKGMEVAYTAKATGDVTCIAETDPAQWTSTEPDLPVRVRGELADGTVVIEGVIRLWVTPRRS
- a CDS encoding amino acid ABC transporter permease; its protein translation is MAGSILFDAPGPKTIARHRLYTVLTVLVLAALVGFAVWRLEDTGQLVYDKWEVFWTPAYVEVIGEALLNTLKMAFGAILLAIVFGLVFGIGKLSEHALIRWPSWLVVEFFRAVPVLLLMIFIFYWLSIGGGPLSPLWCVIAALMLYNGAVLAEVFRAGVNAVPRGQAEAAYALGMRKSQVMLSVQLPQAVKIMLPSLISQCVVALKDTSLGFYIVAPGLTAVARPIYQQFANQVPTAIVITAIYITVNLLLTALATWVQHRLIGEKNPIDLSRVGNMDGGRAV